One part of the Nitrosophilus kaiyonis genome encodes these proteins:
- the lpxC gene encoding UDP-3-O-acyl-N-acetylglucosamine deacetylase: MKQTTISKKVELTGIGLHKGKPVKLILEPLEDDMGIIFYRKDLGVSIPLNPNFVVNTKMATVLGKDDATISTIEHLMSAVFSYGIDNLRITIDADEIPIMDGSSISFCMLLDEAGIKKLSKNKKFMKIKKEVTVKDGDKYVKLKPSNSLKFNFEIFFDHPVIKNQKFSFDFTKKGFIKDIAKARTFGFLHEVQYLRSIGLALGGSLDNAIVLDDRKILNSEGLRFNDEFVRHKILDAIGDMSLLGYAFMGEYESYAGSHHLNHLLTLELLKDKDNYEVIEVKTKEQEVYAFEKAFA, from the coding sequence ATGAAGCAGACAACTATATCTAAAAAAGTTGAATTAACTGGTATTGGACTTCACAAAGGAAAACCTGTTAAATTAATATTAGAGCCACTTGAAGATGATATGGGGATAATTTTTTATAGAAAAGATTTAGGAGTTAGTATTCCACTAAATCCAAATTTTGTTGTAAATACTAAAATGGCAACAGTTTTAGGAAAAGATGATGCAACTATATCAACAATTGAACATTTAATGTCTGCAGTATTTTCATATGGAATAGATAATCTTAGAATTACTATTGATGCTGATGAGATTCCTATTATGGATGGAAGTAGTATAAGTTTTTGTATGCTTTTAGATGAAGCAGGGATAAAAAAATTATCAAAAAATAAAAAATTTATGAAAATAAAAAAAGAGGTTACTGTAAAAGATGGGGATAAATATGTAAAGTTAAAACCTTCAAATTCTCTTAAATTTAATTTTGAGATATTTTTTGACCATCCAGTTATTAAAAATCAAAAATTTAGTTTTGATTTTACTAAGAAAGGTTTTATAAAAGATATTGCAAAAGCAAGGACATTTGGCTTTTTACATGAGGTACAATATTTAAGAAGTATAGGTTTAGCTCTTGGTGGTAGTTTAGATAATGCTATAGTATTGGATGATAGAAAAATTTTAAATAGTGAAGGTTTAAGATTTAATGATGAGTTTGTTAGACATAAGATTTTAGATGCAATTGGGGATATGTCTTTACTTGGATATGCTTTTATGGGAGAGTATGAATCTTATGCTGGAAGTCATCATCTAAATCATCTTCTAACATTAGAGCTATTAAAAGATAAAGATAATTATGAAGTAATTGAAGTGAAAACTAAAGAGCAAGAGGTATATGCTTTTGAAAAAGCATTTGCCTAA
- a CDS encoding M23 family metallopeptidase encodes MRRKGNKFKILTILFLIAIVGIGGYIYTSKDFERVKPTIEIVNKIYWNMKKPIEVVLKDNVGIKSYKITMNDGKNEQVVAEAELEKPVKLLTIPVDAPKVGMLFESNKAIINIEVTDNSKWNYFRGNRASKKVYVIIDRKKPSQYVIANSYKIRKGGCATVIFKSTDDNLKDVYILTNFGKKFIPQPFYKKGYYISLIAWPIQEKNFRAYIVSEDLAGNRAKTYIRYFLQDKKYKKSKIDLKRSFLEGKVSDIANEFAETAKMSDLEKFKFVNETLRNKNEKLIHDITSKVFNEKVDNFNIKPFYPLKNAAAVASFGDHRYYYYKGKFVSESYHLGLDLASTKMAPIIASNDGKVVYADYNGIYGNMPIIYHGLGLYTLYGHCSELRVKKGDDVKRGDVIAKTGLTGLALGDHLHFGILVQGVEVLPSEWMDKRWIKLNVVNVIKDAKKLIDMEK; translated from the coding sequence TTGAGAAGAAAAGGTAACAAATTTAAAATATTAACTATTTTGTTTTTGATAGCAATAGTAGGAATTGGAGGATATATATATACTTCAAAAGATTTTGAAAGAGTAAAACCAACTATTGAAATAGTAAATAAAATATATTGGAATATGAAAAAGCCGATAGAAGTTGTTTTGAAAGATAATGTTGGAATAAAATCTTATAAAATAACAATGAACGATGGTAAGAATGAACAAGTAGTTGCAGAAGCAGAATTGGAAAAACCTGTTAAACTACTAACAATACCTGTTGATGCTCCAAAAGTTGGAATGCTTTTTGAATCAAATAAAGCAATAATTAATATAGAAGTAACTGATAATAGTAAATGGAACTATTTTAGAGGAAACAGAGCATCTAAAAAAGTATATGTAATCATAGATAGAAAAAAACCTTCTCAATATGTAATAGCAAATTCATACAAGATAAGAAAAGGCGGATGTGCTACAGTAATTTTCAAATCAACTGATGATAATTTAAAAGATGTTTATATTCTCACAAATTTTGGTAAAAAATTTATTCCTCAGCCATTTTATAAGAAGGGATATTATATATCCTTGATTGCATGGCCAATACAAGAGAAAAATTTTAGAGCATATATTGTAAGTGAAGATTTAGCAGGAAATAGAGCAAAAACGTATATAAGATATTTTTTACAAGATAAAAAGTATAAAAAGAGCAAAATTGATCTTAAAAGAAGCTTTTTAGAAGGAAAAGTTTCAGATATTGCAAATGAGTTTGCTGAAACTGCTAAAATGAGTGATCTTGAAAAATTTAAATTTGTGAATGAAACTTTGAGAAATAAAAATGAAAAACTAATTCATGATATAACTTCTAAAGTTTTTAATGAAAAAGTCGATAATTTTAATATAAAACCTTTTTATCCATTAAAAAATGCAGCTGCAGTAGCAAGTTTTGGAGATCACAGGTATTATTATTATAAAGGAAAGTTTGTAAGTGAGTCTTACCATCTAGGTTTAGATTTAGCAAGTACAAAAATGGCACCGATAATTGCAAGCAATGATGGAAAAGTTGTTTATGCAGATTATAATGGGATATACGGAAATATGCCCATAATTTATCATGGCTTAGGTTTATATACTTTATATGGGCACTGTTCTGAATTAAGAGTAAAAAAAGGTGATGATGTAAAAAGGGGTGATGTAATAGCAAAAACCGGTTTAACCGGTTTAGCTCTTGGGGATCATTTACATTTTGGAATTCTTGTACAAGGTGTTGAAGTATTGCCAAGCGAATGGATGGATAAAAGATGGATAAAGTTAAATGTTGTAAATGTAATCAAAGATGCAAAAAAATTGATTGATATGGAAAAATGA
- a CDS encoding DHH family phosphoesterase — protein MYKKAYELIKNASNIALISHINPDGDALGSSLAIYDILKKMNKKVSIVNVTKNLPYNLNFLPGFNKIKTDLPKKVDLLISFDCGSFDRLGIDRRDFKIINFDHHITNTKYGDINLIENDFAATGEVVYKFLKENGIKISKECAICIYTALVSDTGFFQYESVNERVFNIAAELVKLGVAPDFIAKMLNEREPLAKVRLTAKILDTLTLYLNAKVAVVFLTQEMLKKCGATVDMAENASNIARSLATVEVGILLREEEDGRIKVSLRSKNYVDVSKIAKMFEGGGHKRAAGFVSEYRDFNVVLDELLQILKKELN, from the coding sequence ATGTATAAAAAGGCATATGAACTAATAAAAAATGCTTCAAATATTGCATTGATATCACATATTAATCCTGATGGGGATGCGCTTGGAAGCTCTTTAGCGATATATGATATTTTAAAAAAAATGAATAAAAAAGTATCTATAGTTAATGTAACTAAGAATCTTCCTTATAATCTAAATTTTCTTCCTGGATTTAATAAAATAAAAACCGACCTTCCAAAAAAAGTTGATCTTTTAATATCTTTTGATTGCGGAAGTTTTGATAGACTGGGCATTGATAGAAGAGATTTTAAAATTATAAATTTTGATCATCATATTACCAATACAAAATATGGAGATATAAATTTAATAGAGAATGATTTTGCTGCAACAGGTGAAGTTGTTTATAAATTTTTAAAAGAAAATGGCATAAAAATCTCAAAAGAGTGTGCTATTTGCATATATACCGCTTTAGTAAGCGATACTGGCTTTTTTCAATATGAAAGTGTCAATGAAAGAGTTTTTAATATTGCTGCTGAGCTTGTAAAACTTGGAGTAGCTCCAGATTTTATAGCTAAAATGTTAAATGAGAGAGAGCCTTTAGCAAAAGTAAGACTAACCGCAAAAATTTTAGATACATTGACTCTTTATTTAAATGCCAAAGTGGCTGTTGTATTTTTAACACAGGAGATGTTAAAGAAGTGTGGAGCTACTGTTGATATGGCTGAAAATGCATCAAATATTGCTAGAAGTCTTGCAACAGTTGAGGTTGGAATATTGCTTAGAGAAGAGGAAGATGGAAGAATTAAAGTTTCATTAAGATCGAAAAATTATGTAGATGTTAGTAAAATTGCAAAGATGTTTGAAGGGGGAGGACATAAAAGAGCCGCTGGTTTTGTCAGTGAATATAGAGATTTTAATGTTGTTTTAGATGAACTATTGCAAATTTTGAAGAAGGAGTTAAATTGA
- the nadC gene encoding carboxylating nicotinate-nucleotide diphosphorylase, giving the protein MFLEDFAKRVLAEDIGRGDLFEKIAIPKDAEAKIIAKSSGVLAGVKYANAIAKIVNLDISWLKNDSDFFEIGDLIAIVKGKSTDILKSERSILNTILHASSIATNTSKFVEKLKDTNIKILDTRKTRPMLREFEKYAVICGGGHNHRLGLDDCLMLKDTHLKTVKNLKDFLKEARKKIPFTSKIEIECENFDMACEAMRAGADIVMCDNMEVDEIKKVTKFRDENYPHILIEASGNVTLENIDRFIGSGVDAISSGSLVHHAIWPDISMKML; this is encoded by the coding sequence ATGTTTCTTGAAGATTTTGCAAAAAGAGTTTTAGCTGAGGATATAGGAAGAGGAGATCTTTTTGAAAAGATTGCTATACCAAAAGATGCTGAAGCTAAAATCATAGCTAAAAGCAGTGGAGTTTTAGCTGGAGTTAAATATGCTAATGCCATTGCAAAGATAGTAAATCTTGATATATCTTGGCTAAAAAATGATTCAGATTTTTTCGAAATAGGTGATTTAATAGCAATTGTAAAAGGAAAATCTACAGATATTTTAAAAAGTGAAAGGTCTATATTAAATACCATTTTACATGCTAGCTCAATAGCAACAAATACATCTAAATTTGTTGAGAAATTAAAAGATACTAATATAAAGATTTTAGATACAAGAAAAACAAGACCAATGCTTAGAGAGTTTGAAAAATATGCAGTAATTTGTGGAGGAGGGCACAATCATAGACTAGGTCTTGATGACTGTTTGATGCTAAAAGATACCCATTTAAAAACTGTTAAAAATTTGAAAGATTTTCTAAAAGAGGCAAGAAAAAAGATACCTTTTACATCAAAAATAGAGATAGAGTGTGAAAATTTTGATATGGCCTGTGAAGCGATGAGAGCTGGTGCAGATATAGTGATGTGTGATAATATGGAAGTAGATGAGATAAAAAAAGTTACTAAATTTAGAGATGAAAACTATCCTCATATTCTTATCGAAGCAAGTGGTAATGTCACTTTGGAAAATATAGATAGATTTATAGGAAGTGGCGTAGATGCAATAAGTTCTGGTAGTTTAGTTCATCATGCCATCTGGCCTGATATCTCTATGAAAATGCTTTAA
- the nadA gene encoding quinolinate synthase NadA: MKAIQDEIKKLKEELSVTIVAHYYQKDEVFEIADITGDSLELAKRSKESDSEFILFCGVGFMGQSVKILDPKKRVVMPKIACCAMARMIDSTYFDQSVEYLIEKGIKKEDILPVTYINSGAEVKAKVGKMGGMVCTSSSAKKIIEKALKTGKKILFVPDKCLGQNIAWMMGLKSCVIGEGECDPKEADIICYNGFCSVHQLFEVEDIEFYRKKFPGIKIAAHPECKPEVCKLADFVGSTSQLLHYVRSLPIEQKVAVATEYNFVHRLREKNTYVLSSTKPECPTMNETTLQDVLDVLNAIKNNKPFNEIFVDEDTRKWANIALERMFEYLKG, translated from the coding sequence ATTAAAGCTATTCAAGATGAAATAAAAAAATTAAAAGAGGAGCTATCTGTTACAATTGTTGCTCACTATTATCAAAAAGATGAGGTATTTGAGATTGCAGATATTACAGGAGACAGTTTAGAGCTTGCAAAAAGGTCAAAAGAGAGTGATAGTGAATTTATTCTATTTTGTGGTGTAGGATTTATGGGGCAAAGTGTAAAAATTTTAGATCCAAAAAAACGAGTTGTAATGCCCAAAATTGCATGCTGTGCAATGGCTAGAATGATTGATTCTACATATTTTGATCAATCAGTTGAGTATTTGATTGAAAAAGGAATAAAAAAAGAGGATATTTTACCAGTTACTTATATAAATTCTGGTGCAGAAGTAAAAGCAAAAGTTGGGAAAATGGGTGGCATGGTTTGTACAAGCAGTAGTGCAAAAAAGATCATTGAAAAGGCATTAAAAACTGGTAAAAAGATTCTTTTTGTTCCAGATAAATGTTTGGGTCAAAATATAGCTTGGATGATGGGACTTAAAAGTTGTGTTATTGGAGAAGGAGAGTGTGATCCAAAAGAGGCTGATATTATATGTTATAACGGATTTTGTTCAGTACATCAGCTTTTTGAAGTTGAAGATATTGAGTTTTATAGAAAAAAATTTCCAGGTATTAAAATTGCAGCACATCCAGAGTGTAAACCAGAAGTTTGTAAATTGGCCGATTTTGTAGGATCAACAAGTCAGCTTTTACATTATGTGAGGTCTTTACCTATTGAGCAAAAAGTTGCAGTAGCAACTGAATATAATTTTGTTCATAGACTTAGAGAAAAAAATACATATGTTTTATCTTCAACAAAACCTGAATGTCCTACGATGAATGAGACAACTTTGCAAGATGTTTTAGATGTATTAAATGCTATAAAAAACAACAAGCCTTTCAATGAGATTTTTGTTGATGAAGATACAAGAAAATGGGCAAATATTGCTTTAGAGAGAATGTTTGAATATTTAAAAGGATAA
- the plsY gene encoding glycerol-3-phosphate 1-O-acyltransferase PlsY — protein MDFITNINVWFYFIAYIVGGIPFGLILAKIFAKTNIKEAGSKSIGATNVLRVVKEKDPVLAKKLAVATIILDALKGMIVILIAKAIGLSFATQWAIAVLAVLGHCFSPFLKFEGGKGIATGVGVLLIMLPVETVLALIAWAITAKVTKISSLSSLTGLFVLLVSSFVIHPQIPHIKSHAPIILIAAIVVYKHIPNIIRLIKKEEKAAV, from the coding sequence ATGGATTTTATAACAAATATTAATGTATGGTTTTATTTTATTGCTTATATTGTAGGCGGAATCCCATTTGGTCTGATTCTTGCAAAAATTTTTGCCAAAACTAATATAAAAGAGGCTGGCAGCAAAAGTATTGGTGCCACAAATGTTTTAAGAGTTGTTAAAGAAAAGGATCCTGTATTAGCAAAAAAGCTTGCTGTTGCCACAATTATTCTTGATGCTTTAAAGGGTATGATTGTTATATTGATTGCTAAAGCTATTGGTTTATCATTTGCTACTCAATGGGCTATAGCTGTTTTAGCTGTTCTTGGTCACTGTTTTAGTCCTTTTTTAAAATTTGAAGGTGGGAAAGGTATTGCAACTGGTGTTGGAGTTTTACTTATAATGCTTCCAGTTGAAACAGTTTTAGCTTTGATTGCTTGGGCAATAACTGCAAAAGTTACTAAAATTTCATCTTTGTCATCTTTGACAGGTCTTTTTGTTCTTTTAGTTTCAAGCTTTGTCATTCATCCTCAGATTCCACATATAAAATCTCATGCTCCTATTATTTTAATAGCTGCTATAGTTGTTTATAAACATATTCCAAATATTATAAGACTTATAAAAAAAGAAGAAAAAGCAGCTGTATGA
- a CDS encoding dihydroneopterin aldolase, which yields MKITIENLEFYAIIGILEKEKEIPQKIVMNFYIDYDYQNDYIDYAEIVNFSKKFIKKGKFEIIEDALILLSKNLKTKFPQIKKVKISLKKPQILPDCIVGIEYNKEY from the coding sequence ATGAAAATAACAATAGAAAATTTAGAGTTTTATGCAATTATTGGAATACTAGAAAAAGAAAAAGAGATTCCTCAAAAAATAGTTATGAATTTTTATATAGATTATGATTATCAAAATGATTATATCGATTATGCAGAAATTGTAAATTTTTCAAAAAAATTTATAAAAAAAGGAAAATTTGAAATTATTGAAGATGCACTTATTTTATTAAGTAAAAATTTAAAAACTAAATTCCCCCAAATAAAAAAAGTTAAAATCTCACTTAAAAAGCCCCAAATACTCCCTGATTGCATAGTAGGTATAGAATATAATAAAGAGTATTAA
- the hsrA gene encoding homeostatic response regulator transcription factor HsrA: MRILIVEDEVTLNKTLAEGLKEFGYQSDVAENLKDALYYLDIRNYDLILADWMLPDGSGLELVTQVKQNSPKTIVIVLSARDDKESEIEALRAGADDYIRKPFDFDVLVARIEARLRFGGSNIIEIEELIINPEEEKITYKDKEIELKGKPFEVLTHLARHKDQIVSKEQLLDAIWEEPELVTPNVIEVAINQIRQKLDKPLGITTIETVRRRGYRFCFPRGA; this comes from the coding sequence ATGAGAATTTTAATCGTAGAAGATGAAGTTACACTTAATAAAACCTTAGCTGAGGGTCTAAAAGAGTTTGGGTACCAAAGTGATGTTGCAGAAAATCTAAAAGATGCACTCTATTATTTAGATATTAGAAATTATGATCTAATATTAGCAGACTGGATGCTTCCAGATGGAAGTGGATTAGAATTAGTTACTCAAGTTAAGCAAAATAGCCCAAAAACTATTGTTATTGTTTTATCAGCAAGAGATGACAAAGAGAGTGAAATAGAGGCTTTAAGAGCTGGAGCAGATGATTATATAAGAAAGCCTTTTGATTTTGATGTTTTAGTTGCTAGAATAGAAGCAAGATTAAGATTTGGTGGAAGCAATATTATTGAAATTGAAGAGTTAATCATTAATCCTGAAGAGGAAAAAATAACTTATAAAGATAAAGAGATTGAACTTAAAGGAAAACCTTTCGAAGTTCTAACACATCTTGCTAGACATAAAGATCAAATTGTATCAAAAGAGCAGCTTCTTGATGCTATTTGGGAAGAACCAGAACTTGTTACTCCAAATGTTATCGAAGTTGCAATAAATCAAATTAGACAAAAACTTGATAAACCTTTAGGAATTACCACTATAGAAACTGTTAGAAGAAGAGGCTATAGATTTTGTTTTCCAAGAGGAGCATAA